In the genome of Hyphobacterium sp. CCMP332, one region contains:
- a CDS encoding phosphatase PAP2 family protein, with protein sequence MKKNLALAISVLLHPLLMPSIIFLSIFEFAPIIISNVQNKWILLMLIFSGSYLVPIFLILTMYNLGIVKDIKLDNKSERRWPMIASTIIYIAFTYLLVGKTPMIVPLIMTGITFTLALTTLITRFWKISAHSVGAAGTSAFLLLCVLRFSEMNLLIPALLMVMLSGFLISARLYLQAHTPKQIIAGIALGILVSFGVFLI encoded by the coding sequence ATGAAGAAAAATCTGGCATTAGCTATTTCGGTTTTACTGCATCCATTATTGATGCCAAGTATTATTTTTTTAAGCATTTTTGAATTTGCCCCGATCATAATATCCAATGTTCAAAATAAATGGATTCTACTTATGCTCATTTTTTCGGGGTCCTACCTCGTTCCAATATTTTTAATTTTAACGATGTATAATTTGGGCATAGTAAAGGACATTAAATTGGATAATAAGTCCGAAAGGCGATGGCCAATGATTGCATCTACAATAATATATATAGCTTTTACCTATTTATTGGTGGGTAAAACTCCAATGATAGTGCCATTAATTATGACTGGTATTACATTTACGCTTGCACTAACCACCTTAATCACACGTTTTTGGAAAATTTCAGCTCATTCGGTAGGGGCAGCAGGCACAAGCGCTTTTTTATTGCTTTGTGTGCTGCGCTTTAGCGAAATGAACCTATTGATCCCGGCTTTATTGATGGTCATGTTATCAGGGTTTTTAATCTCTGCGAGGTTGTATCTACAGGCTCATACACCAAAGCAAATCATTGCGGGAATTGCGTTGGGTATTCTGGTATCTTTTGGTGTTTTTTTAATTTAA
- the asnS gene encoding asparagine--tRNA ligase, with protein sequence MKRVEIKNLLKGENEGNEICAMGWVRTRRGNKNVSFIALNDGSTINNIQVVLDNASFNDAEIKRITTGASIKVIGKLVPSVGSGQDFEIQANIFEILGDADAELYPLQPKKHSLEFLREIAHLRPRSNTFGAVFRIRHHLAFAIHNFFNKNGFYYLHSPIITGSDAEGAGEMFRVTTLDPKKPPLNEEGEVNYEEDFFGKETNLTVSGQLEAELGALALSKVYTFGPTFRAENSNTTRHLAEFWMIEPEVAFADIYDNMDLAEKLLKYCLDYVKEHASEDLKFLAERFDKAQSEKPQNERSAMSLIDRIDFAISNNFERIDYSTAFEILKRSKPNQKKKFEYPVEEWGMDFQSEHEKFLVEKHFKKPVIIYNYPKAIKAFYMRVNEDDKTVAAMDVLFPGIGEIVGGSQREERLDILSSRIKEIGIPEKDVWWYLETRKYGTVPHSGFGLGFERMMVFITGMSNIRDVIPFPRAPKNAEF encoded by the coding sequence TTGAAAAGAGTAGAAATTAAAAATTTATTGAAGGGTGAAAACGAAGGAAATGAGATTTGCGCCATGGGCTGGGTTAGAACAAGACGCGGCAATAAGAATGTTTCCTTTATTGCGCTCAATGATGGTTCAACTATAAATAATATTCAAGTTGTCTTAGATAACGCTTCATTTAATGATGCAGAAATCAAGCGGATAACCACAGGTGCATCCATTAAAGTGATTGGGAAACTTGTTCCTTCCGTGGGCAGCGGTCAAGATTTTGAAATTCAGGCAAATATATTTGAAATTTTAGGCGATGCAGATGCCGAATTATACCCACTGCAACCAAAAAAGCATAGTCTCGAATTCTTAAGAGAAATAGCTCATTTGAGGCCAAGGAGTAATACTTTCGGTGCGGTGTTTAGAATTCGACATCACCTGGCATTTGCTATTCACAATTTCTTTAACAAAAACGGATTTTATTATTTGCATTCGCCAATAATTACAGGTTCCGACGCGGAGGGTGCGGGCGAAATGTTTAGGGTAACTACCCTGGATCCAAAAAAACCTCCCTTAAATGAAGAAGGTGAGGTTAATTATGAAGAGGACTTTTTTGGTAAGGAAACCAATTTAACAGTATCCGGACAGTTAGAGGCAGAACTTGGAGCCCTGGCCCTATCAAAAGTTTACACTTTTGGCCCCACTTTCCGCGCTGAGAACTCAAATACTACCCGTCATTTAGCCGAATTCTGGATGATAGAACCCGAAGTTGCCTTTGCGGATATATATGACAATATGGACCTGGCTGAAAAGTTATTGAAATATTGTCTTGACTATGTTAAAGAGCATGCATCGGAAGATCTCAAATTTTTGGCTGAACGCTTTGATAAAGCTCAATCTGAAAAGCCCCAAAATGAAAGAAGCGCAATGAGTTTGATTGATCGTATTGATTTTGCAATAAGCAATAATTTTGAAAGGATAGATTATTCAACAGCTTTTGAAATTTTAAAGCGATCGAAACCAAATCAAAAGAAGAAATTTGAATACCCGGTTGAAGAATGGGGCATGGATTTTCAGTCCGAACACGAAAAGTTTCTTGTTGAAAAACACTTTAAAAAACCAGTGATTATTTACAATTATCCAAAGGCCATAAAAGCATTTTATATGCGGGTCAATGAGGATGACAAAACGGTAGCTGCAATGGATGTATTATTTCCCGGAATAGGTGAAATCGTGGGTGGTTCTCAAAGAGAAGAAAGGTTAGACATCCTAAGTTCAAGAATTAAGGAAATCGGAATTCCTGAGAAAGATGTATGGTGGTATTTGGAAACAAGAAAATACGGTACTGTACCACATAGTGGTTTTGGACTTGGATTTGAGAGAATGATGGTGTTTATCACGGGAATGTCAAACATTCGGGATGTCATTCCATTCCCGCGAGCACCAAAAAATGCAGAATTTTAA
- the rpoN gene encoding RNA polymerase factor sigma-54 → MQRISLKQTLSQKLSPQQIQFIKLLQVPTAELETRIEEELEANPALEEGEGDEIAADSENSESEKTEERDDEIGLEDYLHDEYSGYKMAGDGPNPDDENKQTPIVSGSSLLERLENQMGFRKLSEREQEIAKQIIGSIDADGYLRRELEAISNDLAFSKNIEAEYDELENLLYEVQKLDPPGIGARDLKECLVLQLKRKKSDPIRRKAIELLESSFNEFSKKHYEKIQKKLDVDAEELKEIIAEIIKLNPKPGGSSDAAQTRNEYIIPDFIIVNNDGDLEISLNSRNAPELRVSRSYSEMFQAYDKSPKKDKGMKQAVSFVKQKLDAAKWFIDAIKQRQETLMKTMNAIVQFQYDFFLEGDEGKLKPMILKDIAERINMDISTVSRVANSKAVQTEFGIYPLKFFFSEGIATDSGEDVSSREVKQMLKRFIEEEDKKKPLSDDKLEKLLKTKGYQIARRTVAKYREQLGIPVARLRKEL, encoded by the coding sequence ATGCAGAGGATTAGTCTAAAGCAGACCTTAAGTCAGAAATTATCACCACAGCAAATTCAATTTATCAAATTGCTACAGGTGCCTACTGCCGAATTAGAAACCAGAATAGAAGAGGAATTAGAAGCAAATCCGGCTCTTGAAGAAGGGGAAGGTGATGAAATTGCTGCAGATTCTGAGAATTCAGAATCCGAGAAAACAGAAGAGAGAGATGATGAGATCGGGTTAGAAGACTATCTTCATGATGAATACTCGGGATATAAAATGGCCGGTGACGGTCCCAATCCAGATGATGAAAACAAGCAGACACCCATTGTATCCGGCTCAAGCCTGCTCGAACGACTTGAGAATCAAATGGGATTTAGAAAATTAAGCGAGCGTGAACAGGAAATCGCTAAACAGATAATTGGGAGCATAGATGCTGATGGATATTTGCGTCGTGAATTAGAAGCAATTTCAAATGATCTGGCATTCTCAAAAAACATAGAGGCGGAATACGATGAACTGGAAAATCTTTTATATGAAGTACAGAAACTTGATCCTCCGGGAATTGGAGCACGGGATTTAAAAGAGTGTCTGGTACTTCAGTTAAAAAGAAAAAAAAGCGATCCGATTCGACGGAAAGCAATTGAACTTCTGGAATCAAGCTTTAACGAGTTTTCTAAAAAGCATTATGAGAAAATTCAAAAAAAACTTGATGTCGATGCGGAAGAATTAAAAGAAATAATAGCAGAGATAATTAAGCTCAATCCCAAACCCGGAGGCAGCTCAGATGCAGCTCAAACAAGAAATGAATATATCATTCCGGATTTTATAATTGTAAACAATGACGGCGATTTGGAAATTTCATTGAATTCAAGAAATGCACCTGAATTAAGAGTAAGCAGGTCTTATTCAGAAATGTTTCAGGCTTATGATAAAAGCCCAAAGAAAGACAAGGGAATGAAACAGGCGGTCTCCTTTGTTAAACAAAAGCTCGATGCAGCAAAATGGTTTATTGATGCCATAAAGCAAAGGCAAGAGACCTTGATGAAAACTATGAATGCTATTGTTCAATTTCAATACGACTTTTTTCTGGAAGGGGATGAGGGCAAACTTAAGCCGATGATATTGAAAGATATTGCAGAGCGAATTAACATGGATATTTCGACCGTTTCGCGGGTGGCCAATAGCAAAGCTGTACAAACAGAATTTGGTATTTACCCATTAAAATTCTTTTTTTCCGAAGGGATTGCGACGGATTCGGGTGAAGATGTAAGCAGCAGAGAGGTAAAACAAATGCTCAAAAGGTTTATTGAAGAGGAGGACAAGAAGAAACCGCTCTCTGATGATAAACTGGAAAAACTTTTAAAAACAAAAGGCTATCAAATAGCAAGAAGAACTGTTGCAAAATACAGGGAACAATTGGGAATCCCTGTTGCGCGACTTAGAAAGGAATTATAA
- a CDS encoding enoyl-CoA hydratase/isomerase family protein: MYKKLKYEVEKGIANITLNRPEVFNAFDDELSYELQSALKESAKNDEVRVLVISGEGKAFCSGQDLKAVSGLEKRSFKESLTKRYNPIIRSMRNMPKPIIVKLNGVAAGAGCSLALAADIIIAAEEASLIEVFVNIGLVLDSGSSFFLPRLVGYSKAFELSTLGSKVRAIEAKQLGLVNKVVKKEDLDTEVQTLAEHYANAPTKAIGLMKKMLNKSYNFDLEQALEYEKYCQEIAGGSNDYKEGVSAFLEKRKPDFKGN; encoded by the coding sequence ATGTATAAAAAACTCAAATACGAAGTAGAAAAGGGGATTGCAAACATAACTCTAAACAGACCTGAAGTATTTAATGCATTTGACGATGAATTGAGTTATGAACTTCAATCTGCGCTTAAAGAAAGCGCAAAGAATGATGAAGTTCGAGTACTGGTAATAAGCGGAGAAGGGAAAGCTTTTTGCTCAGGGCAGGATTTAAAAGCTGTATCAGGTCTTGAAAAGCGATCGTTCAAGGAATCACTAACAAAAAGATATAATCCTATTATCCGTTCAATGCGCAATATGCCTAAACCCATTATTGTAAAATTGAATGGTGTGGCCGCAGGGGCAGGTTGTTCTTTAGCATTGGCAGCAGATATAATAATTGCCGCTGAAGAAGCATCTCTCATAGAGGTTTTTGTCAATATAGGCTTGGTCCTGGACTCGGGATCATCTTTTTTCCTACCGCGCTTGGTAGGTTATTCAAAGGCATTTGAATTGAGTACATTAGGCTCCAAAGTAAGGGCTATCGAGGCTAAGCAACTAGGTTTAGTCAATAAAGTAGTAAAGAAAGAAGATTTAGATACTGAAGTTCAAACACTGGCAGAGCATTATGCAAATGCGCCTACAAAGGCGATTGGTTTGATGAAAAAAATGCTTAATAAATCCTATAATTTTGATTTGGAACAGGCTTTGGAGTATGAAAAATACTGTCAGGAAATAGCTGGAGGATCAAATGATTATAAAGAAGGCGTCTCAGCATTTCTCGAAAAAAGAAAACCTGATTTTAAAGGCAATTAA
- a CDS encoding outer membrane beta-barrel protein, with product MKIKLLLSTYLIIIGNAIFAQDEVTDPNFTEYQDKVPGTLVFEFGYNMLLEGTPDNMDIEFLKSRSANIYYMYDFRLFGSKKLSFNPGFGLGTDNYMFSNEVSVTPGANNTLFVISASEFESGVNTDTLTFGIEKSKLNANYFDIPMEFRFRTKPSKKSFRFAVGGKIGFLIDAKTKIKYELDGDNYKFKSKSRKGLENFRYGLHARIGFGSLNFFGYYALSELFESELNDSKGKLEGNLSNVILGITVVTF from the coding sequence ATGAAGATCAAATTATTACTTAGTACATACCTTATTATTATCGGAAATGCAATTTTTGCTCAAGATGAAGTCACAGACCCAAATTTTACTGAGTATCAGGATAAAGTTCCAGGTACACTCGTGTTTGAATTTGGATATAATATGCTTCTAGAGGGCACTCCTGACAATATGGATATTGAATTTTTAAAGAGTCGATCTGCAAATATTTATTACATGTACGATTTCAGGCTCTTTGGTTCTAAAAAACTTTCCTTTAATCCGGGCTTTGGACTTGGGACTGATAATTACATGTTTTCAAATGAAGTTAGTGTAACACCAGGTGCTAACAATACACTTTTTGTCATAAGCGCATCAGAATTTGAGTCCGGAGTAAATACGGATACTTTGACTTTTGGAATAGAAAAATCAAAATTAAATGCAAACTATTTTGATATTCCAATGGAATTTAGATTCAGGACAAAACCTTCAAAAAAGTCCTTTCGTTTTGCTGTCGGAGGAAAAATAGGTTTCCTAATTGATGCAAAAACTAAAATAAAATATGAACTGGACGGAGACAATTATAAATTTAAGAGCAAATCAAGAAAAGGGCTGGAAAATTTCCGATATGGGCTTCATGCCAGAATTGGTTTTGGAAGCTTGAATTTCTTTGGATATTATGCTTTATCTGAACTTTTTGAATCCGAATTAAACGATTCCAAAGGAAAGCTGGAAGGAAATTTATCCAATGTAATCCTTGGAATTACAGTGGTTACCTTCTGA